GCGCCATCGGCTCGATAGACTGCGACATGACGCGACCGACGACAAAGGTTCCCCCCCAGATGGCCATGGTGACGATCAGGAGGACAACCATTCGAGACTTGTTCATTTATTCACGCCCGCCACGCTGGAAATGCCAGACCCCTTCTATCGCTTCGCGCTGCAGCACGCCCTGATGCCACAGATGATTCAGGTGAGCGATGCCTTCGCTCATGGCGAAGAAGGTCTGGTAATGATCGAGTTCCCGGCCAAACAGAACGGGAATCAGAGAATATGCATGGCGCGGATGATCGCATGCCTCTGCCAGCGCGTGAAGGCGTTCTTCATGGTGCGCCAGCAGTGCTTTGACCCGGCCATGGATGCCGACAAAGGGCTTGCCGTGGCTGGGCAGCACCAGCGTGTCATTCGGCAATTCGAGGAAACGCTCGATGGACGCCAGAAAAGCGGCCAGCGGATCACCCTCGGCCTCTGATGGCCCGCAGGCGACATTGGTACTGATCTTGGGTAGCAGCATATCGCCGGAAATCAGCACGCCAGCGTCGCCGTTGTACAAGGCCATATGCTCGGGTGAATGACCAAATCCGGCAATGCAGCGCCAGCTATGGCCGCCAATCTCCAGCAGACTGCCTTCGGATAGACGCCGGTAATGCAGGGGCAAGCCATCGATGCCGCGCAGATAGGCGCTGCCGCGCGAACGCATCAGCGTATCGGATTCCGCAGGCAGGCCGTGTGATACAAAATGCTCGGCATACGCTGGCGTATCAAATCCTGCCACATCATTAAACAATGCATGAGCGGATACAAACTCGCCCAAACTCATATACACCGGCACAGCAAATCGTTCACTCAGCCAGTTCAGCAATCCAAGATGATCAGGGTGATAGTGCGTCGCGATGGTTTTGGACAGACGCACGCCCGAGGCAAAAATGGCCTCCCAGGCCTCGCGTGTCTGCGGTGTTGCCATTCCAGAGTCAACCGACGCAAAGTGCTCGCCATCTTCAATCAGCCACAGATTGATGTGATTGAGTGCAATCGGGAGCGGCATGCGCACCCAGTGCACGCCCGGCGCGACTTGCATGCGCGTGCCAGCGGCAGGCTGTTGATCATGAAAAGGGTAACGCATGGCACATATCCACTCGAATCACGTTCACTATTATGGCATCAATTTTACAAAGCAAGCGATTGCTTTGTAAGCAAATACTCCACAGATGGCCCGGCACTTTCATACGACAGATGTCACGCTGATGACAGCCTCTGCTAGACTTGCGCCAACTCACCTCAAGACGCCGCCATGAGCGAACAAACCTACACCATCACCGAACTGGCCCGCGAGTTTGATCTCACTACGCGCGCCATTCGCTTTTACGAAGCCGAAGGGCTGCTCAGCCCGGGTCGCAATGGTCGCAATCGCATCTACGGCAAGGCCGATCGCACGCGCCTGAAGCTGATCCTGCGCGGTAAGCGACTGGGCTTTACGCTACAGGAAACCCTTACGCTGTTTGATCTCTACGATGCAGCCAAGGATGAAACCCCGCAGCTGATCAAACTGATGGAATACCTGCGCCCCAAGCGTGCCGCACTCGAACAGCAACGTCGCGATATCGATGCCATTCTGTCCGAAATGGATGATCTCGAGCGGCAATGCGAATCGCTGATCAAGAGCGTCTGATTTTTGCACAGCAAATTGACGTTTACGTCAACGTAACACACAATACTGGAATGTCAAAACCGGTTATTGCGCCGGGCAGCTTTCGGTCAGACAATGGCTGGTTGCCCGTTTGCCTGCGCAGTGCCTGCACATCAATTAGAGGAGCACACCATGCACATCCCTACCCTGAATTT
The nucleotide sequence above comes from Burkholderiaceae bacterium DAT-1. Encoded proteins:
- a CDS encoding MerR family DNA-binding transcriptional regulator, with protein sequence MSEQTYTITELAREFDLTTRAIRFYEAEGLLSPGRNGRNRIYGKADRTRLKLILRGKRLGFTLQETLTLFDLYDAAKDETPQLIKLMEYLRPKRAALEQQRRDIDAILSEMDDLERQCESLIKSV
- a CDS encoding MBL fold metallo-hydrolase, with product MRYPFHDQQPAAGTRMQVAPGVHWVRMPLPIALNHINLWLIEDGEHFASVDSGMATPQTREAWEAIFASGVRLSKTIATHYHPDHLGLLNWLSERFAVPVYMSLGEFVSAHALFNDVAGFDTPAYAEHFVSHGLPAESDTLMRSRGSAYLRGIDGLPLHYRRLSEGSLLEIGGHSWRCIAGFGHSPEHMALYNGDAGVLISGDMLLPKISTNVACGPSEAEGDPLAAFLASIERFLELPNDTLVLPSHGKPFVGIHGRVKALLAHHEERLHALAEACDHPRHAYSLIPVLFGRELDHYQTFFAMSEGIAHLNHLWHQGVLQREAIEGVWHFQRGGRE